From the Lolium rigidum isolate FL_2022 chromosome 2, APGP_CSIRO_Lrig_0.1, whole genome shotgun sequence genome, one window contains:
- the LOC124690966 gene encoding subtilisin-like protease, producing MASLANLLLFLLFLGTFSPTTIFCFVNPAPAKVHESATKTSPYHTYIVIVGPLPTNIDEDGHRRWYESFLPSLHAGDSGKPRLIHSYTKVFSGFAAKLADRELDIVAKKPGFIRAFRDRRRQLMTTHTPEFLGLRNNTGFWRDAGYGKGVIVGLLDTGIYPLHPSFDDHGIPPPPTKWKGTCKAARCNNKLIGARSLVGGEDSGDKVGHGTHTSSTAAGNFISGASYHGLGAGIAAGIAAGAHIAMYKVCTASGCDESTILAGLDTAIKDGVDVLSISLDTGSLSIDYDPVAVGTFSAVSRGIVVVCAAGNDGPVAGSVTNDAPWLLTVAAGSVDRSFRSSIHLSNGKRIDGEALTQVTKSSSSVYPLHYEKKRLDCNYNDLDNNTISGKIVVCAEMGPDVHPNIHHIMDAGAAGVVLSCYEGYTTVLRNFNSSVVQVTPVDGEVLETSAATSMGATLTYNNTLIGVQPSPVVASFSSRGPSPNTMGVLKPDILAPGLNILAAWPPNTESGQGPSNIISGTSMATPHISGIAALIKSLHPDWSPAAIKSAILTTADAVNKTGGSILDENHKNASLYAIGSGHVNPAKAADPGLVYDLDIIDYAGYICWLLGDKGLATIVHNSSLTCPKLSKVKGIELNYPTIMVPLTSTPFTVNRTVTNVGPETSTYTAKVEAPKSLNIQVTPDKLVFSKSGEKKMFSISVSRKLGRGERIEGSSSMGHIEGSLSWVSRKHVVRSPIAASTLLSP from the coding sequence ATGGCATCCTTGGCCAATTTGTTACTATTTCTTCTCTTTCTCGGCACTTTCTCTCCTACAACCATATTCTGCTTTGTGAATCCAGCTCCTGCAAAAGTACATGAGAGTGCCACGAAAACCTCTCCCTATCATACTTATATTGTGATCGTCGGGCCACTGCCCACAAATATTGATGAAGATGGACACCGTCGGTGGTACGAGTCTTTCTTGCCGAGCTTGCATGCTGGTGACTCGGGCAAGCCACGTCTTATCCACTCCTATACCAAGGTGTTCAGCGGCTTTGCTGCAAAGCTTGCTGATAGGGAGCTTGATATTGTTGCCAAGAAGCCAGGATTCATCCGTGCATTTCGGGACCGGAGGCGACAACTCATGACCACACACACACCGGAGTTTCTCGGACTTAGGAACAACACAGGGTTCTGGAGGGACGCTGGATATGGGAAGGGAGTCATTGTCGGGTTGCTTGACACCGGCATCTATCCACTACACCCTTCCTTCGACGATCACGGCATCCCACCACCGCCGACAAAGTGGAAGGGCACATGCAAGGCAGCGCGATGCAACAACAAGCTCATAGGTGCCCGGTCACTCGTTGGAGGCGAAGACTCCGGCGACAAAGTGGGGCATGGGACGCACACATCATCCACTGCAGCCGGGAACTTCATTAGTGGTGCGTCGTACCATGGCCTGGGAGCGGGCATCGCAGCTGGAATTGCTGCGGGTGCCCACATCGCCATGTACAAGGTGTGTACTGCTAGTGGTTGCGACGAGTCCACCATACTGGCTGGACTCGACACGGCCATCAAGGATGGGGTGGACGTGCTCTCGATCTCACTTGACACAGGGTCCCTAAGCATTGATTATGATCCCGTCGCAGTTGGCACATTTAGCGCGGTATCCAGAGGCATCGTTGTGGTTTGCGCGGCCGGCAACGATGGCCCCGTGGCCGGTTCAGTCACCAACGATGCGCCATGGCTACTCACAGTCGCTGCCGGCTCGGTGGACCGAAGCTTCCGTTCTTCCATTCATCTCAGTAATGGCAAGCGTATTGATGGCGAAGCACTGACGCAGGTGACGAAATCAAGCTCAAGTGTCTACCCTCTCCACTATGAAAAGAAACGACTAGACTGCAACTATAATGATCTCGATAACAACACCATCTCCGGAAAGATTGTGGTTTGTGCTGAAATGGGCCCGGATGTTCATCCCAACATTCATCACATAATGGACGCCGGAGCAGCTGGTGTAGTGCTCTCTTGCTATGAAGGGTACACTACTGTTCTTCGGAATTTCAACTCTAGTGTGGTGCAGGTGACTCCAGTTGATGGGGAAGTCCTCGAGACATCGGCGGCCACCTCCATGGGTGCCACTCTCACATACAACAACACATTGATTGGTGTCCAGCCTTCCCCCGTCGTGGCATCGTTCTCTTCCCGAGGTCCTAGCCCTAACACCATGGGTGTGCTCAAGCCGGACATATTGGCACCTGGACTCAACATTCTCGCTGCATGGCCACCAAACACAGAGTCTGGACAAGGGCCTTCCAACATCATATCCGGCACATCCATGGCAACACCACACATTAGTGGCATCGCGGCCCTTATCAAGAGCTTGCATCCTGACTGGTCTCCAGCGGCCATCAAGTCAGCCATCTTGACGACGGCGGATGCTGTGAACAAGACTGGTGGCTCTATCCTGGACGAGAATCACAAGAATGCAAGCCTCTATGCCATAGGATCTGGCCATGTGAACCCTGCGAAAGCTGCTGACCCTGGCCTTGTGTATGACCTCGACATCATCGACTACGCCGGCTACATATGTTGGCTCTTAGGCGACAAAGGATTGGCAACCATCGTGCATAACTCGAGCTTGACATGCCCAAAGCTATCCAAGGTCAAGGGCATTGAACTCAACTACCCGACCATAATGGTGCCACTGACATCGACGCCCTTCACCGTGAACAGGACGGTAACAAACGTTGGGCCAGAAACATCAACGTACACGGCAAAGGTGGAAGCGCCCAAGTCACTAAACATACAGGTCACCCCGGACAAGCTGGTGTTCTCCAAGTCTGGCGAGAAGAAAATGTTTAGTATTTCGGTGAGCAGAAAACTTGGTAGAGGAGAACGCATAGAGGGAAGCTCTAGCATGGGACACATAGAGGGAAGCTTGAGCTGGGTGTCTAGAAAGCATGTTGTGAGGAGTCCGATTGCTGCTTCGACGCTTCTGTCACCATAA